Proteins encoded in a region of the Ranitomeya imitator isolate aRanImi1 chromosome 9, aRanImi1.pri, whole genome shotgun sequence genome:
- the LOC138648669 gene encoding 4-galactosyl-N-acetylglucosaminide 3-alpha-L-fucosyltransferase FUT6-like, translating into MEQQGKTLTYRNAFIILIAQLFLSTIFFSLYNYANRSLVSSKFSYTSIPQETANNTKIILLWTWPFGEKFPLNECPPYIDFSGCFYTTNISLYSSADAIVMHHRDVCNSRKQLPQMPRPPNQYWVWFNMESPSHSPNLHFMDDLINLTMSYRADSDIFSPYGWLDPNKEEDTFQIPPKTKLVAWAISNWNPGSKRVRYYQELKKFLSVDVYGRQHLPLPKNKHGQTLSQYKFYLAFENSIHEDYITEKLWKNALSFGCVPVVLGPTRKNYERFIPKDSFIHVDDFSTAEELAKYILKLDGDEKAYQQYFSWRSRLHPSPGGNWRTHYCRVCKALKEAPPNKTISKLGAWYK; encoded by the coding sequence ATGGAGCAACAAGGGAAAACTCTGACATACAGGAATGCTTTTATCATTTTGATTGCACAACTGTTCCTCTCAACCATTTTCTTTTCACTCTATAACTATGCAAATCGCTCATTGGTTAGCAGTAAGTTTTCATATACAAGTATCCCCCAGGAAACAGCTAACAATACTAAGATCATCCTTCTTTGGACGTGGCCATTTGGTGAAAAATTTCCACTTAATGAATGTCCCCCatacattgatttttctggctgcTTTTATACAACTAACATATCATTATATTCTTCCGCAGATGCAATTGTTATGCATCACAGAGATGTTTGTAATTCCAGAAAACAATTACCCCAGATGCCAAGACCACCAAATCAGTACTGGGTTTGGTTTAACATGGAGTCTCCATCACATAGCCCAAATTTGCATTTTATGGATGATCTTATCAACCTCACAATGTCTTACAGAGCTGACTCAGATATTTTCTCACCTTATGGTTGGTTAGATCCAAATAAAGAAGAAGATACCTTCCAAATTCCTCCAAAGACTAAGCTGGTGGCCTGGGCAATAAGTAACTGGAATCCAGGTTCTAAAAGAGTACGCTACTATCAGGAACTAAAGAAATTTCTATCTGTAGACGTTTATGGAAGGCAGCATTTACCTCTGCCAAAAAATAAACATGGACAAACGTTGTCACAGTACAAGTTTTATCTCGCCTTTGAAAATTCTATTCATGAAGACTATATTACAGAGAAACTTTGGAAGAACGCATTGTCGTTTGGATGCGTACCAGTTGTTCTTGGTCCTACTCGGAAAAATTATGAACGCTTTATTCCAAAAGACTCTTTTATCCACGTAGATGACTTCTCCACAGCTGAAGAGCTCGCTAAATATATCTTGAAGTTAGACGGTGATGAGAAAGCTTACCAACAGTATTTTTCATGGAGATCCAGACTTCATCCCTCTCCAGGTGGTAATTGGCGGACTCATTACTGCAGGGTTTGTAAAGCACTAAAAGAGGCTCCGCCAAACAAAACTATTTCAAAACTTGGAGCATGGTACAAATGA